In Rariglobus hedericola, the following proteins share a genomic window:
- the rplF gene encoding 50S ribosomal protein L6 — MSRVGKIPVIIPDKVKVDVKGHTVSVEGPKGKVSKTFAPVVSITLADQKVTIAPKDDSRFSRAMFGTVRSVIAGMVKGASEGFVKDLEIQGVGFKANLKGKVLDLALGYSHAILFDIPEGIKITVVDQTKVKVEGADKQLVGKVTAEIRSYYPPEPYKGKGVRIVGERVRRKEGKTVA; from the coding sequence ATGTCACGCGTAGGCAAAATTCCCGTTATCATCCCCGACAAAGTTAAGGTCGACGTCAAGGGACACACCGTTTCCGTCGAAGGCCCCAAGGGCAAGGTCTCCAAGACTTTCGCGCCCGTTGTTTCCATCACCCTTGCTGACCAAAAAGTCACCATCGCTCCGAAGGATGACAGCCGCTTCTCCCGCGCCATGTTCGGCACCGTTCGCTCGGTGATCGCCGGCATGGTCAAAGGCGCTTCCGAAGGCTTCGTCAAGGACCTCGAAATCCAAGGCGTCGGCTTCAAGGCCAACCTCAAGGGCAAGGTCCTCGACCTCGCGCTCGGCTACTCGCACGCCATCCTTTTTGACATCCCCGAGGGCATCAAGATCACCGTCGTCGACCAGACCAAGGTCAAGGTCGAGGGCGCTGACAAACAGCTCGTCGGTAAAGTCACCGCGGAAATCCGCAGCTATTATCCGCCCGAGCCTTACAAGGGCAAGGGTGTCCGCATCGTTGGCGAGCGCGTCCGTCGCAAAGAAGGCAAGACCGTCGCTTAA
- the rplR gene encoding 50S ribosomal protein L18: MSTTRKADLLQKRRWRIRKKVFGTAARPRLAVRFTSKHVYAQAIDDEAGTTLAFLSSLDADLRKEKLSANIAGAKSLGVAFAAKAKAAGISSVVFDRSGARYHGKVKVFADAAREGGLAF, encoded by the coding sequence ATGTCCACCACTCGCAAAGCAGACCTTCTTCAGAAGCGCCGTTGGCGCATCCGCAAGAAGGTGTTCGGCACCGCCGCACGTCCTCGTCTTGCCGTCCGTTTCACCAGCAAGCACGTCTATGCCCAAGCCATCGACGACGAGGCCGGCACCACGCTCGCGTTCCTCTCCAGCCTCGATGCCGATCTGCGCAAAGAGAAGCTGTCCGCCAACATCGCCGGTGCCAAGTCCCTTGGCGTCGCCTTTGCCGCCAAGGCCAAGGCCGCCGGTATCTCCTCCGTCGTGTTCGATCGCTCCGGCGCCCGTTACCACGGCAAAGTCAAAGTATTCGCTGATGCCGCCCGCGAAGGTGGTCTTGCATTCTAA
- the rpsE gene encoding 30S ribosomal protein S5 yields the protein MSTGTTPPAAPSSEHRSERAPRRENRGPREVPKSLDEHGNELVEKIVFINRCAKVVKGGRRFSFAALSVVGDRKGRVGIGYGKANEVPDAIKKSTENAKKNFVTVKLKGDTIPHDVMGVADGGKVLLKPASTGTGLIAGGAVRAVLEAAGIKNILTKSSGSSNHIAVVHATLNGLQQLRLAADIKAIRSA from the coding sequence ATGAGCACTGGCACCACTCCTCCCGCCGCCCCTTCCTCCGAGCATCGCTCTGAACGCGCGCCCCGTCGTGAAAACCGCGGTCCCCGCGAGGTTCCGAAGTCCCTCGACGAACACGGTAACGAGCTCGTTGAAAAGATCGTCTTCATCAATCGCTGCGCCAAGGTGGTCAAAGGTGGCCGTCGTTTCAGCTTCGCCGCACTCTCCGTTGTCGGTGACCGTAAAGGTCGCGTCGGCATCGGTTACGGCAAGGCCAACGAGGTCCCTGACGCCATCAAGAAGAGCACCGAAAACGCGAAGAAGAACTTCGTTACCGTGAAGCTCAAGGGCGACACCATTCCCCATGACGTCATGGGCGTTGCCGACGGCGGCAAGGTTCTCCTCAAGCCCGCCTCGACCGGCACTGGCCTCATCGCCGGTGGTGCCGTTCGCGCCGTGCTCGAAGCGGCCGGCATCAAGAACATCCTCACCAAGTCCAGCGGCTCCAGCAACCACATCGCTGTGGTTCATGCCACCTTGAACGGTCTGCAACAGCTTCGTCTGGCTGCCGACATCAAGGCCATCCGTTCGGCCTGA
- the rplO gene encoding 50S ribosomal protein L15, giving the protein MKLHELKNVKGAIHRKKRVGCGEGGGHGKTSGRGGKGQSARSGSSIRPGFEGGQMPLYRKLPHRGFNNYEFRTEIAVINVGDLAKLDASITEVNAEVLVKAGLIRNGQPGLKVLGDGEISRALKVTAGKFSESAKAKLEKAGGQAIVA; this is encoded by the coding sequence ATGAAACTTCACGAACTCAAGAACGTTAAAGGCGCGATTCATCGCAAGAAGCGCGTCGGCTGCGGCGAAGGCGGCGGCCACGGTAAGACCTCCGGTCGCGGTGGCAAAGGTCAGTCGGCTCGTTCCGGCTCCTCCATCCGTCCCGGCTTCGAAGGCGGCCAGATGCCCCTTTACCGTAAGCTCCCCCATCGTGGTTTTAACAACTACGAATTCCGCACCGAGATCGCTGTGATCAACGTCGGTGACCTCGCCAAGCTGGACGCCAGCATCACCGAGGTGAACGCCGAAGTCCTCGTCAAGGCTGGTCTGATCCGCAACGGTCAGCCGGGCTTGAAGGTCCTCGGTGACGGCGAAATCAGCCGTGCCCTCAAGGTCACTGCTGGCAAGTTCTCCGAGTCGGCCAAGGCCAAACTCGAGAAGGCCGGCGGCCAGGCCATCGTCGCCTAA
- the secY gene encoding preprotein translocase subunit SecY, producing the protein MLSAFTNSLKIPELRSRIFYTLALLFVARVGAHIPLPGLNPAPLAAFFKDQAGSTGGALVGLYNMFTGGALVKGAVFALGIMPYISASIIFQLMTAVVPALSRLQQEGDVGRQKLTQYTRYATLIICLVQGTLLILALENPARLFGPNFDVNLYGSIVIAPKAWFLVTSVIFMTAGTLLLMWLGEQITARGIGNGVSLLITIGILADIPGAAATAYQLFFPAIGVKGLGLPQAIVMILLFVLVTMGIILVVQGQRKIPVQYAKRVVGNKVMGGQSSFLPLKVNYSGVMPVIFASAILLFPQQIFSQVGAAFNMPFLTDFAQNLLRGHWVYYVSMGTLILFFSYFWVSVMFKPIQIADDLKKYGGYIPGVRPGEPTAKFLDFIMTRMTLAGAIFLTIIAVMPDVFLFELNVPQRIAVFFGGTGMLITVGVILDTMKQIETFLLQRHYDGFLKKGRVRSRSANAASATGDALSTEAVMKIALPMLGLLLLGVAIWAYKIISQ; encoded by the coding sequence GTGCTTTCCGCTTTCACGAACTCCCTGAAGATCCCTGAGCTCCGCTCGCGCATTTTCTACACTCTTGCCCTGCTGTTTGTCGCGCGCGTCGGTGCGCACATCCCGCTTCCTGGTCTTAACCCTGCGCCGCTCGCCGCCTTCTTCAAGGATCAGGCCGGCAGCACCGGTGGTGCACTGGTGGGCCTCTACAACATGTTCACCGGCGGTGCGCTCGTGAAGGGTGCCGTCTTCGCGCTGGGCATCATGCCCTACATCAGTGCCTCGATTATCTTCCAGCTGATGACTGCGGTGGTCCCCGCGCTCAGCCGTCTTCAACAGGAAGGCGACGTCGGTCGCCAGAAGCTCACGCAGTATACCCGCTACGCCACGCTCATCATCTGCTTGGTCCAGGGCACGCTACTGATCCTCGCACTCGAAAATCCCGCCCGTCTCTTCGGTCCTAATTTCGACGTCAACCTTTACGGTTCGATCGTGATCGCGCCTAAGGCTTGGTTCTTGGTGACGTCCGTCATCTTCATGACCGCCGGCACGCTGCTCCTTATGTGGCTGGGTGAGCAGATCACCGCCCGCGGTATCGGTAACGGTGTTTCCCTCCTTATCACCATCGGCATTTTGGCTGACATTCCTGGCGCCGCCGCCACGGCGTATCAGCTCTTCTTCCCAGCTATCGGTGTGAAGGGACTCGGGCTGCCGCAGGCGATCGTGATGATCCTGCTCTTCGTGCTTGTGACGATGGGTATTATCCTCGTGGTGCAGGGGCAGAGAAAGATTCCTGTTCAATACGCCAAGCGCGTGGTGGGTAATAAAGTCATGGGCGGCCAGAGCTCCTTCCTGCCGCTCAAGGTGAACTACTCGGGCGTCATGCCGGTGATCTTCGCCAGCGCGATCCTACTTTTCCCTCAGCAGATTTTCTCCCAGGTCGGTGCGGCTTTCAACATGCCGTTCCTCACCGATTTCGCGCAGAACCTCCTCCGCGGACATTGGGTTTATTACGTGTCCATGGGCACGCTCATTCTTTTCTTCAGCTACTTCTGGGTCTCCGTCATGTTCAAGCCCATCCAGATCGCCGATGACCTGAAGAAATACGGCGGCTATATCCCGGGCGTTCGCCCCGGCGAGCCGACTGCGAAATTCCTCGATTTCATCATGACCCGCATGACTCTGGCCGGCGCGATTTTCCTTACGATCATCGCCGTCATGCCCGATGTGTTCCTTTTCGAACTCAACGTTCCCCAGCGTATCGCGGTGTTCTTTGGTGGCACCGGTATGTTGATCACGGTGGGCGTCATCTTGGATACGATGAAGCAGATCGAGACATTCTTGTTGCAGCGTCACTATGACGGCTTCTTGAAGAAGGGACGCGTTCGCTCGCGCAGCGCGAATGCTGCCAGCGCCACCGGCGATGCCCTCAGCACTGAA